CGGATCCTTGTACTCGCAACCCGCTTTAGCGAGGTGGAATTCCTGCATAAGGGCAGCGTTTGTGGAGCGGCCGGGGCTAATTGTGATGATGTCTGGGTCTTGCGCAACAGAGCACTTCGAACCGTGTCAGGTCCTGACGGAAGCAGCACTAAGGAGCAAACTCTGTGTGCCGGAAGGTCGCCTAGGCTGAGCAGTGAATCCCGGATTCGTCCGGAAGCGTCTGTTCGAGTAAAGGTGCACGGCCTTAAATATTTATCATATAAAGGTGGTCTAAGACCATCTTTTTTTCCACTATCAACATTCATGCAGCTTGGACTGGACCACAGAATCTACTTCCGAGGGAGTATAGCGGAAGGGGGATCCCAATGGCTTATTTGGCTTTATACCGCGAATGGAGACCGAAGAATTTCAAAGATATGGTAGGGCAGGACCATGTCACCAAGACGCTGACCAATGCCCTTATGCAGAGCAAAGTAGCCCATGCCTACCTTTTCAGCGGACCGAGAGGAACGGGTAAAACCACTACGGCAAAGGTCTTGGCCAAGGCTTTAAATTGTGAGCGCCGGGATGGGGTTGAACCCTGCAATCAATGTGACTTTTGTCTGAGCATCGATCAAGGAAGCGCCATGGAGGTCTTTGAGATCGACGCGGCCTCCAACCGGGGTATCGATGAAATCCGTGATTTGCGGGATAAGGTTCGCCTCAGTGCCGGAGAAAGCAAATATAAGGTTTACATTATTGATGAAGTTCATATGTTAACCACCGAAGCTTTCAACGCCCTTCTCAAAACCCTGGAGGAACCTCCTGAGCGGGTGGTATTTATTCTGGCCACCACGGAGGTACATAAAATTCCCTTAACCATTCTTTCCCGGGTGCAACGCTTTGAATTTCACCGGATTCCTTTGGAACAGATTCATAGCCATTTAGATAAGGTGTGCCAAACCATCGGCCGGGATGTGGAGCCGGAAGCCCTCCAGATTATTGCCCAAAAATCGGAGGGTGGGCTGAGAGATGCCTTGAGTATTTTGGATCAGTGCCTCTTGCTGGATGGGAAACTGGGAGTAGAGCAGGTCTATCAGGTCCTGGGTATGGTTGGTGAAGAATTCAGCTCCCAGCTTGTGGATCACCTCCTGACCGGTGACTATGCTAAGGCCTTGGGATGTTTAGGGGAAGGCATCAATCAGGGGATGGATCCCAGACAGATCATCCGCGAGCTGCTGGATTATCTGCGGCAGGCCTTGCTCTATGCTTCAACTCAAGCCTTTCCTCAGATTGCGCCTCATCTTAGAGAGCATTTGGCTTACCAATGCCAAAAGCTGGGGCTCAAAACCCTCTTGCAATGGATAGGGATTTTGCTGCAGGGGGAAAGTCAGTTAAAATATGCCGCTAATGCCCGTTTAGCGGCGGAACTTCTCTTGGTTCAGGTGATTTATGACTCTCAGCCCGGTTATAGCAAGGAATCTCCCCAAGTTCTGGAACGCTTGCAGGAATTGGAGGAGGAGATCAAGAATCTTTCTTCAGGGAAGAGCCGCCAGGAAAGCAAAGGAGAACCACCCAAAAAGCTTACGGAGAGAAGCTCAGAGCCGCCGGGTCACAAAAAGCCTGAATTACCCCCCCTCCAGGATAAACCGGTAATTCTCCAAGGGGGAGAAACCTCTCCTCTGTCCATTGAACAGGTTCAAGGCCGCTGGGGAGATATTTTAGAGCAAGTAAGAAAACGCAAAAAATCCACCCATGCTTTTTTGATGGAAGGCAAGCCTGTTGAATTGGATGGAGATAGTCTGGTTATCGTATTTAAGGAAGGTCTATCTTTCCACCGGGATAAGGTCAATCAGAAGGAAAACCGAGAAACCATCGAAGAGGTTCTCCAAAGTATCCTGGGCAAAGCCTATCGGTTGCAAAGTCTCCTGGAAAATGAATATGGAAAAGACCCTAAGGATTCAGAACAAGTTGAAAAAGCCAAGGAAAATCCGATGATCAAAAAAGCGGCCGATTTATTTGGGGCGGATTTATTGATTGTTGAAGAATAATAGTGTAAGGAGTGTAGTTGAAATGGCATTTAAAGGCGGCGGTATGGGAAATATGGGCAATATGCTCAAGCAAGCTCAGAAGCTTCAGGAAGAAATGGCGAAGGCCCAAGAGGAGCTGAAGACCCGCACAGTGGAAGCATCAGTGGGCGGGGGTGCCGTTCAGGTCGTGGTTAATGGTAAAAATGAACTGGTGGAGTTAAAGATTAAACCGGAGGCTGTGGATCCCGATGATGTGGAGATGCTGGAGGATCTGGTCAAAGCCGCAGTCAACGAAGGCTTGCGCAAGGTGGAAGAGCTTGTATCCTCGGAAATGGGCAAATTAACCAATGGTTTAAAAATTCCCGGTCTCTTCTAAGTGAGGAAGTATGGATTTTTTAAATTATCCTGAGCCCCTGGCCGATTTGATTACGAGTTTATCCCGTTTACCCGGAATCGGACCGAAAACGGCGGGGCGCTTGGCTTTTTATCTGTTGCAGCAACCTCAGGTGGCTGAAAACTTAGCGGAAACCATGATCAGAGCTCAGCGGGAAATCAGGCAGTGTTCCCTATGCTGTAATTATACGGATCATGATCCCTGTCCGATCTGTACCGGGGAGAAAAGGGAGCGTACCCTGCTCTGCATTGTGGAGCAGCCCCGGGATGTGGTTTCTTTAGAGAAAACAAGAGAATTTAAAGGTCTTTATCATGTCCTGCATGGTGTCATATCTCCTTTGGAAGGGGTTGGGCCGGAGCAGCTGACGATTCCCAAGCTTTTAGGGCGTTTGGAAGGAATCGAGGAAGTCGTCATGGCTATGAACCCCACGGTAGAAGGAGAAGCTACGGCACTGTATTTATCCAGGCTCTTAAAGCCTTTGGGAATCAAGGTGACACGGATTGCCCATGGTTTACCGGTGGGCGGTGATCTGGAGTATGCCGATGAAATTACCATCGCCCGTGCTTTAGAAGGCCGTCGTCAGATCTAAAGGTGATCCTCAAAAAATTAAGGTCAATAATGTTCTTCTTTGTCCACTTTCTGCATAATTTGGACTAGTAGTGGTAAAGGAGGGCTTATCATGACCTTAATTTTTTTGGCCTTATTCGTTCTATTGATCGGCTTAGTGGTTAAGAGCAGCTTAGGTCAACCCAACACCTTTTTAAAGGCGGGGATTCATATCCTGGGCGGAATCGTGGGCCTGTGGATTTTCGACTTGATATTAAGTGTTGTCGGATTCGGTATTCCTATTAACGTATTTACCATAACTTTGGTAGGTCTTTTAGGCTTTCCGGGGGTCGTAGCTTTGGTAGGCCTGCAGGTCCTGGGCATTTAATGAAAAAACAGACTTGATTTTTGTGTTACTTATATTTAAAGATTTAAGTGGTTTTTGAGAGAGAATAAAGGCCCTTTGAATGTGATTCTTTTCGTTTATAGCGGTTTTTTTACATAATTATTCATCTAGCTCCATTTTACGTCTTGACGGATTTATCCAGCCGAGAGTATACTGATACTGACTGCAGGGGACGTTTCGGTCTAACTACCGAAATAGTTCCCTCAACTCGTTTTTGTAGAATTTTTGCGAAAATTTAATCATTTGATTTCCGAAAGATTAAACTGCCCTTTGATGCCTGTTAGTCTTTCCTTATCATGCCATGTAGAATTAACCCCTTTTTTCTCATCTTTACCCATTTGCTTTACATAAGCAAGGTTTGGGTGGAAAAAGAATCTCTTTAAAAAGAATCTCTTTTTTAACCCTTTTATTAAATTTTCTTTTAGGAGGATGTACCAAATGGCAAAAATGAAGACAATGGATGGTAACGAAGCTGCTGCTCTGGCGTCGTATGCGTTTACAGAAGTAGCAACCATCTTCCCGATCACTCCCTCTTCAACGATGGCTGAATTGGTAGATGAATGGGCTGCCCATAACAAGAAAAATATCTTCGGTCAACCTGTCAAAGTTGTTGAGATGCAATCTGAAGCAGGAGCTGCCGGTGCAGTTCACGGGTCCCTCCAGGCTGGTGCTCTTACCACCACCTATACAGCTTCACAAGGTCTGCTCTTAATGATTCCGAATATGTATAAAATCGCCGGCGAACTTCTGCCCAGCGTCTTCCACGTCAGTGCCCGGGCTTTGGCTACCCATGCACTTTCCATTTTCGGTGATCACCAGGATGTTATGTCCGTAAGAGCTACCGGTTTTGCTCAATTGTCTTCACATAATGTTCAAGAAGCTTTAGACCTGGGCTTTATTGCTCATTTAGCCACCATCAAAGCCAAAGTTCCTTTCGTTCATTTCTTCGATGGGTTCCGTACATCCCATGAAATTCAAAAAATCGAAGTAACCGATTATGATGATGTGGCAAAACTCTTGGATCGTGACGCTCTCCAGGCTTTCCGTGATAATGCCTTGAATCCTGAGCGCCCTGTTCTGCGTGGCACTGCCCAAAACCCGGATGTCTATTTCCAAGGCCGTGAAGTATCCAATCGCTATTATGATGCTGTTCCTGATATTGTGGCTCATTATATGGACGAATACGCTAAAATCACCGGCCGTGAATACCAGCCATTCCAATACTATGGTGCTGAAGATGCTGAGCGTGTGATCATCGCCATGGGTTCTGTTTGTGATACCATTGAAGAAACTGTGGATTATTTAGTAGCAAAAGGTGAAAAAGTGGGCGTGGTTAAGGTTCACCTCTTCCGTCCTTTCTCTACCAAATATCTGTTCAAAGTTCTGCCTAAGACAGTCAAGGCGATCGCTGTTCTTGACCGGACCAAAGAACCCGGTTCCACCGGTGAGCCTCTCTATCTCGATGTGAAGGATTCCTTCTTCAATCATGAAATCAAGCCTGTGATCGTGGGCGGACGTTATGGTTTAGGTTCCAAAGATACGACTCCTTCTCAAGTACTGGCTGTTTACAAGAATCTTGCCCAAGCTGAGCCTAAGAATGACTTCACCATCGGTATCGTGGACGATGTTACCTTCAAATCCTTAGCGGAAGATGAAGTCGTCAGCACTGCTCCTGAAGGCACAATTGCTTGTAAATTCTGGGGATTAGGCTCTGACGGTACCGTTGGCGCCAACAAGCAAGCGATTAAAATTATTGGTGACCACACCACTATGTACGCTCAAGCTTATTTCCAATACGATTCCAAGAAATCCGGTGGTATCACCATTTCCCACGTTCGTTTTGGTAAAAAACCAATCAAGTCCCCTTACTATGTAGCCGATGCCAACTATGTTGCCTGCCATAACCAAGCCTATGTCGGTCAATATGATCTGACCAAAGGTCTGAAGAAAGGCGGCACCTTCGTCCTGAATTGCCAATGGCAGCCTGAAGAATTGGCTGAAAAGCTTCCTGCTTCCATGAAACAATTCATCGCTAAAAATGATATTAAACTCTATGTCATTGATGCAGTGACCATCGCCCGGGAAATTGGTTTAGGTTCCCGTATTAATATGATTATGCAGTCCGCTTTCTTTAAGCTTGCTAACGTTATTCCTGTGGAAGAAGCCCTTGGCTATCTGAAGGAATCCGTCGTCAAAACTTATGGTAAAAAGGGACAAAACATTGTTGATATGAACAATGCCGCTATTGATCGCGGCGCCGATTCCCTGGTCAAGGTTGAGGTTCCCGCTTCCTGGGCCGATGCTGCTCCTGCCCAAGCTGAAGCAGCTGCTGCCGCAGATCTTCCCGAGTATGTGGCCAAAATCCAAAATGTTATGAACGCCCAAGAAGGGGACAGCCTTCCTGTCAGTGCTTTTATAGGCCATGAAGACGGAACGGTTCCCGTAGGAACGACTGCTTATGAGAAGCGCGGTATTGCCGTAATCGTGCCTGAATGGGATGTTGAAAAGTGTATCCAATGTAACCAATGCTCTTATGTATGCCCTCATGCGGCTATTCGTCCCTTCTTATTGAATGAAGAAGAGGTGGCCAATGCTCCCGAAGGCTTCGTGACCAAGAAAGCCCTCGGTAAAGAAGCTGACGGCCTCCAACTTCGTGTTCAAGTGAGCCCGCTGGATTGCACAGGCTGCGGCAACTGCGCCGAAGTATGCCCGGCTAAAGGCAAAGCTTTGGTCATGAAGGATGCGGCTGAACAAACTGCCGCCCAAGCCGGCAATTGGGAATATGCTTTGACCGTGACCAACAAAGCTGAGCGTTTTGATATCACCACCGTTAAGGGCAGCCAATTTGCCCAGCCTCTCCTCGAGTTCAACGGCGCTTGCCCAGGCTGCGGAGAAACAGCTTATGTTAAGCTCCTCACCCAGCTTTACGGCGATCGCATGATGATTGCCAACGCCACCGGATGCAGCTCCATCTGGGGCGGCAGTGCTCCTTCCGTACCTTATACTGTCAATGCTAAGGGACAAGGTCCTACCTGGGCGAACTCCCTCTTTGAAGACAATGCTGAGTTTGGTTATGGTATGTATCTTGGCGTTCGTCAACAGCGGGAAAAACTGGCTCTGTTGATGGAGGAAGCTTGCGCAACCGAGATCAGCGCCGACATGAAGGAAGCGTTCCAAGAGTGGATCGCTGGCATGGATGACGCCGATGCTTCCAAAGCTGCAGCCGCTAAGGTCCGTGCCGCTCTGGATGCCTATGCAGGCGACAGCGCTTTAATCGCCGATATTAAAGGCAGAAAAGATCATCTTGTTAAGAAATCCCAATGGATCGTCGGCGGCGACGGTTGGGCTTATGATATCGGTTACGGCGGTTTAGATCATGTCTTGGCTTCCGGTGACGACGTCAATATTCTGGTTATGGACACCGAAGTTTACTCCAATACCGGCGGTCAGTCTTCCAAGGCTACCCCCCGCGCTGCTGTGGCTAAATTTGCCGCGGCCGGTAAGAAGATCCGCAAGAAAGACCTGGGTATGATGGCCATGAGCTATGGCTATATCTATGTGGCTCAAGTAGCCCTTGGCGCCAATATGGCTCAAACCATTAAGGCGATGAAAGAGGCAGAAGCTTACAAAGGACCTTCCATCATCATCGCTTATGCTCCTTGCATCAACCATGGCCTGAAGTCCGGTATGTCCAAGAGCGTCACCGAGGCGAAGAAAGCAGTTGAAGCCGGTTACTGGCACCTCTATCGCTTCAACCCCGATCTCGAAGATCAAGGCAAGAATCCTTTCACCCTGGACTCCAAAGAGCCCACAGCTTCCTTCCGTGACTTCCTCATGGGCGAAGTTCGTTACACCTCCTTGATCAACACCTTCCCGGAATCTGCCGAAGAGCTCTTTGAAGGTGCCGAGAAATATGCAAAGGTCCGCTTGGATTCCTACAAGCGCTTAGCAAGTTACAAATACGAATAAGATTCATTCTATATTGTATAAAAGAGCGGGCTTTGGCCCGCTCTTTTTGTATTAATCAGGTGCCTATGCGGCTGTACATGGAATAATTTTTCCTTATCCGAGTTAAACTACCATAAATTGTACATGAAAAAAGTTTCTGCAGGGGAAGGAAGATGGATATGGACCAGGAAGACCTGATACGAAGGCTGAATTGGTTCTACAGCTTGGAGCTCAATCAAGTGGAACTGTATAAGGTGCAAAGCAAGCAATTTAAAGATCACTATGCCGGGCAGGTCTTTGAGAGAGTGGCCGCCATAGAACAGTCCCATGTGGATAATGTGGCTGCCCGCATTACGAGTTTAGGCGCCAAGCCTACCCTGCTGGGAGAAGTGGTTTCTCCCATTCTCGGCATGTCCTTGGGCAATCTGATGTCTTTAACCGGTCTGGAAAGAGCTCTGCAGCTGAATATGGAGCTGGAAAGAAAAGCTATGAGCGATTATAAGAAATTAGTTCAGGACCTGGTGGCAGGGGGAGAGGATCCCAGCGGAGATCTTTGTAGTCAGCTGAAACATAATTTTGTGGATGAACATCTGCATACGGCATTGTTCGATACTCTGAGGGAGAACTTGATGGAAGACAAGATCGAGACACTATAATTCCTTCCCTGGCCAGGATTAAATCAAAATTGAGGAGATAGAATCTTATCTATTAGGAAAGGATTCTATCTCCTTTTCTGTAGGCTTAGCCTGGAAAGGGGATGTTTTGCTGTGCTGAAAATCCTGCAAATGCGGCATGGGCGTATAAGAGAAAAGCTTTTCGAGGACAATAAGCACATGAGGAGGGGGTGGTCGTTTTGGCTAAACGTTTTTTCACCATGATCAAAGAACTTACTCAGCGTCCTTATCGGAAGAGAATCCGTGTGGTTCATAAGGTTCCTATCGATCAAGAATGGGATAAGCCTGTTTCTTTTGCGCGGATTAAAGAAGAATTATCCAAAAGCAGTGATATTATTTTTCGGGATTTCACCTTGCGGGGCAAAGAAGAAATACCCTGTTCTCTTGGCGTGGTCGATGGTTTGGTCGATAAAGACTTATTAGATGCTTATATCCTGCGGGTAATCATGGTTGAGGCCGTTGATGATCCGGTCTTTCAGGAAATGACTCTAAAAAATGTCATTGATCGTTTGCTGACTCTTTTTACGCCAACCAATGAAGTGAAGAAGATCGGCCGCTTGGGGGAGGCCATTGATGCAATGCTGTCCGGTGATGCCGTTCTTTTCATTAAGGAAAGCCAGGAGGCCCTTGTCATCAGTGCCCGCGGCTGGTCGGACCGGGGAGTGGGCGTTCCCCAGAACGAATCCTCCATCCGCGGACCCAAGGAGGGGTTCAATGAGACTCTGCGGACTAACACCTCTCTGCTGAGAAGAAAGATCAAGCATCCATCTCTGCGGCTGGTTTCCATGAAAATCGGGGATCTTTCCAAAACGGATGTGGTGATTGCCTATGTGGAGAGTATTGCCGATATGGACGTGGTTGGAGAGGTGCTTAAGCGACTGAGCCGCATCCGGACCGATGCGGTGATTTCCGGAGACATGCTGGAGGAGTTGATTGAAGATCATCCTTATTCCCCTTTTCCTCAAGTCTCCAATACGGAGCGGCCCGATATTGTGGCCTCCGACCTTTTGGAGGGACGAATAGCCATTATGGTGGATGGCACTCCGTCGGCCTTGATCGTGCCGGTTACCTTGCCCATGTTTATGCAGGTCAATGACGACTATTATCAAAGAGCGATGATTGTCGTTATTGTGCGCACAATACGCTATTGGGGGGCATTTATAGCCCTTTTGGCCCCTAGCCTGTATATTGCCGTGACCACCTTTCATCAGGAGTTAATGCCTACTACCCTGGTCTTAAGTCTTGCAGCCAATCGGGAAGCGGTTCCCTTCTCAGCTCTTGGAGAGGCACTACTAATGCTGCTTGCCCTGGAGATCCTCCAGGAGGGCGGGCTGCGGCTCCCCAAGCCTATCGGACAGACCATTGGGATCGTGGGAGCTTTGATCATAGGGGATGCGGCTGTCAGCGCCGGTTTGATCAGCCCGATTATGGTGATTGTCATCGGTCTTACGGCGGTATCCGGCTATACGATTCCTTACTACGATCTGGCCATTGCCATCCGTTTGATTCGTCTGCCCCTGATGATTCTGGCGGGAACCATGGGCTTTTTCGGCTTGGCAGTTGGGCTCTACCTTTGTATAATTCATTTGCTGGCTCTGCGTTCTTTTGGCACTCCTTACCTCAGCCCTATTGCCCCTTTAAGAATCCGTGCCTTTCTTCAGGATACTTTCGTCAGAGCACCATGGTGGGCTTCCAGGGAGATACCGGATTTAGTAGATGTTCATGACACAAAGTCAGGGAGGAAAAAATAAGTGGAACGCATATCCACCCATCAGTTCACGATATTAAGCACGGCAGTCCTCCTGGGGACAACCTATATGGTTGCCGGGTCAGTGCTGGCTGGAACAGCGGGAAGGGATGGCTGGATGGCCATCCTGCCCGGGTTTGCCTTGGGAATCCCCCTGGCTTTCATGATATTTTCTCTAATGCCTCGGTACCCCGGTATGAATCTGATCGAAATATCGGAAAAAGTACTGGGGAAGTGGCTTGGCAAGGGAATGGGGCTTTTATATAGTGGGATTACGCTCTATTTCGGGGCCATCTTATTGGGTCAGGGAGTGGATATGTATAATCGAAGTGTTCTCCCTCTGATGCCTCAATATATCTTGGTTTTAGGGAGCTTCGTTATTGTTGCCTATCTGTACTTCAGTGGGGTAGAAGTATTAAGTCGCTTTTCAGAAGTTATTTTTCCTATTATCTGTTTATCATTGGTTTTTATAGCCTTATTCAGCATTCCCCGCTTTGAGAGAGGGGAGCTTTTTCCCTTGTTAGATAATGGAGTCAAACCGGTGCTTAATGCTATGTGGAAGGTAGCGCCTTGGCCTATGGAATATATTCTCTTTTTAGGGGGATTGCTGCCCTTCTTGCCACGCAAAGCAAAAGATTTAAAGGTATTAAAAAGAGGGATACTTAAAGCTTTTTCCATAGTTATTTTATTAAGCACCCTGATGATTCTTATTCAAATCATGACCTTTGGTCCTTTTGAAACCTCCCGTCTTACCTATGCCATTTTGGTACTTGGGAATATGATTGAGATTTCCCGGACCATATCCGGAGTTGAGGTGATTTTCACTCTGATCTGGACAGGGGCGTTAACTTTAAAGATCACAGCCCTGTTGTTTGCAGGGATATGGGGTCTGCAAGCTGTTTTCGGCATAAAAAGTCGCAAAGCAGGTGTTAAAATGAGTGTTATTGTAGGAATTATTTATGTGCTGATCCCTTTGTATACGTTAACAGGCATCAATGTGGTAGTGGAGATAGGGTTAATGGATGACTATTTTATTCTCCCCTTCACGGTTTTATGGGTAGTATGGATATGGGGGGTGGAGCGATGGAAACGCCGCAAA
This genomic stretch from Desulfitobacterium chlororespirans DSM 11544 harbors:
- the dnaX gene encoding DNA polymerase III subunit gamma/tau, which gives rise to MAYLALYREWRPKNFKDMVGQDHVTKTLTNALMQSKVAHAYLFSGPRGTGKTTTAKVLAKALNCERRDGVEPCNQCDFCLSIDQGSAMEVFEIDAASNRGIDEIRDLRDKVRLSAGESKYKVYIIDEVHMLTTEAFNALLKTLEEPPERVVFILATTEVHKIPLTILSRVQRFEFHRIPLEQIHSHLDKVCQTIGRDVEPEALQIIAQKSEGGLRDALSILDQCLLLDGKLGVEQVYQVLGMVGEEFSSQLVDHLLTGDYAKALGCLGEGINQGMDPRQIIRELLDYLRQALLYASTQAFPQIAPHLREHLAYQCQKLGLKTLLQWIGILLQGESQLKYAANARLAAELLLVQVIYDSQPGYSKESPQVLERLQELEEEIKNLSSGKSRQESKGEPPKKLTERSSEPPGHKKPELPPLQDKPVILQGGETSPLSIEQVQGRWGDILEQVRKRKKSTHAFLMEGKPVELDGDSLVIVFKEGLSFHRDKVNQKENRETIEEVLQSILGKAYRLQSLLENEYGKDPKDSEQVEKAKENPMIKKAADLFGADLLIVEE
- a CDS encoding YbaB/EbfC family nucleoid-associated protein — protein: MAFKGGGMGNMGNMLKQAQKLQEEMAKAQEELKTRTVEASVGGGAVQVVVNGKNELVELKIKPEAVDPDDVEMLEDLVKAAVNEGLRKVEELVSSEMGKLTNGLKIPGLF
- the recR gene encoding recombination mediator RecR, whose protein sequence is MDFLNYPEPLADLITSLSRLPGIGPKTAGRLAFYLLQQPQVAENLAETMIRAQREIRQCSLCCNYTDHDPCPICTGEKRERTLLCIVEQPRDVVSLEKTREFKGLYHVLHGVISPLEGVGPEQLTIPKLLGRLEGIEEVVMAMNPTVEGEATALYLSRLLKPLGIKVTRIAHGLPVGGDLEYADEITIARALEGRRQI
- a CDS encoding pro-sigmaK processing inhibitor BofA family protein, translated to MTLIFLALFVLLIGLVVKSSLGQPNTFLKAGIHILGGIVGLWIFDLILSVVGFGIPINVFTITLVGLLGFPGVVALVGLQVLGI
- the nifJ gene encoding pyruvate:ferredoxin (flavodoxin) oxidoreductase, which codes for MAKMKTMDGNEAAALASYAFTEVATIFPITPSSTMAELVDEWAAHNKKNIFGQPVKVVEMQSEAGAAGAVHGSLQAGALTTTYTASQGLLLMIPNMYKIAGELLPSVFHVSARALATHALSIFGDHQDVMSVRATGFAQLSSHNVQEALDLGFIAHLATIKAKVPFVHFFDGFRTSHEIQKIEVTDYDDVAKLLDRDALQAFRDNALNPERPVLRGTAQNPDVYFQGREVSNRYYDAVPDIVAHYMDEYAKITGREYQPFQYYGAEDAERVIIAMGSVCDTIEETVDYLVAKGEKVGVVKVHLFRPFSTKYLFKVLPKTVKAIAVLDRTKEPGSTGEPLYLDVKDSFFNHEIKPVIVGGRYGLGSKDTTPSQVLAVYKNLAQAEPKNDFTIGIVDDVTFKSLAEDEVVSTAPEGTIACKFWGLGSDGTVGANKQAIKIIGDHTTMYAQAYFQYDSKKSGGITISHVRFGKKPIKSPYYVADANYVACHNQAYVGQYDLTKGLKKGGTFVLNCQWQPEELAEKLPASMKQFIAKNDIKLYVIDAVTIAREIGLGSRINMIMQSAFFKLANVIPVEEALGYLKESVVKTYGKKGQNIVDMNNAAIDRGADSLVKVEVPASWADAAPAQAEAAAAADLPEYVAKIQNVMNAQEGDSLPVSAFIGHEDGTVPVGTTAYEKRGIAVIVPEWDVEKCIQCNQCSYVCPHAAIRPFLLNEEEVANAPEGFVTKKALGKEADGLQLRVQVSPLDCTGCGNCAEVCPAKGKALVMKDAAEQTAAQAGNWEYALTVTNKAERFDITTVKGSQFAQPLLEFNGACPGCGETAYVKLLTQLYGDRMMIANATGCSSIWGGSAPSVPYTVNAKGQGPTWANSLFEDNAEFGYGMYLGVRQQREKLALLMEEACATEISADMKEAFQEWIAGMDDADASKAAAAKVRAALDAYAGDSALIADIKGRKDHLVKKSQWIVGGDGWAYDIGYGGLDHVLASGDDVNILVMDTEVYSNTGGQSSKATPRAAVAKFAAAGKKIRKKDLGMMAMSYGYIYVAQVALGANMAQTIKAMKEAEAYKGPSIIIAYAPCINHGLKSGMSKSVTEAKKAVEAGYWHLYRFNPDLEDQGKNPFTLDSKEPTASFRDFLMGEVRYTSLINTFPESAEELFEGAEKYAKVRLDSYKRLASYKYE
- a CDS encoding demethoxyubiquinone hydroxylase family protein, with product MDMDQEDLIRRLNWFYSLELNQVELYKVQSKQFKDHYAGQVFERVAAIEQSHVDNVAARITSLGAKPTLLGEVVSPILGMSLGNLMSLTGLERALQLNMELERKAMSDYKKLVQDLVAGGEDPSGDLCSQLKHNFVDEHLHTALFDTLRENLMEDKIETL
- a CDS encoding spore germination protein, with protein sequence MIKELTQRPYRKRIRVVHKVPIDQEWDKPVSFARIKEELSKSSDIIFRDFTLRGKEEIPCSLGVVDGLVDKDLLDAYILRVIMVEAVDDPVFQEMTLKNVIDRLLTLFTPTNEVKKIGRLGEAIDAMLSGDAVLFIKESQEALVISARGWSDRGVGVPQNESSIRGPKEGFNETLRTNTSLLRRKIKHPSLRLVSMKIGDLSKTDVVIAYVESIADMDVVGEVLKRLSRIRTDAVISGDMLEELIEDHPYSPFPQVSNTERPDIVASDLLEGRIAIMVDGTPSALIVPVTLPMFMQVNDDYYQRAMIVVIVRTIRYWGAFIALLAPSLYIAVTTFHQELMPTTLVLSLAANREAVPFSALGEALLMLLALEILQEGGLRLPKPIGQTIGIVGALIIGDAAVSAGLISPIMVIVIGLTAVSGYTIPYYDLAIAIRLIRLPLMILAGTMGFFGLAVGLYLCIIHLLALRSFGTPYLSPIAPLRIRAFLQDTFVRAPWWASREIPDLVDVHDTKSGRKK
- a CDS encoding GerAB/ArcD/ProY family transporter, whose translation is MERISTHQFTILSTAVLLGTTYMVAGSVLAGTAGRDGWMAILPGFALGIPLAFMIFSLMPRYPGMNLIEISEKVLGKWLGKGMGLLYSGITLYFGAILLGQGVDMYNRSVLPLMPQYILVLGSFVIVAYLYFSGVEVLSRFSEVIFPIICLSLVFIALFSIPRFERGELFPLLDNGVKPVLNAMWKVAPWPMEYILFLGGLLPFLPRKAKDLKVLKRGILKAFSIVILLSTLMILIQIMTFGPFETSRLTYAILVLGNMIEISRTISGVEVIFTLIWTGALTLKITALLFAGIWGLQAVFGIKSRKAGVKMSVIVGIIYVLIPLYTLTGINVVVEIGLMDDYFILPFTVLWVVWIWGVERWKRRKKNSSN